One window from the genome of bacterium encodes:
- a CDS encoding lysophospholipid acyltransferase family protein, translated as MSLKWILAKILLYIPFKFVFRFKVFGSQNIPKKGPCIICVNHTSFWDPPFVGFASPRELHFLAKKELFENVKAFGMLISFYNAIPIDRENSLSGLKKAMDILKEGKALVIFPEGTRNRTKNKFLLPLKEGAALLSLKMNVPIIPAFLFESKGKVLDWITGKRMLRIRFGKAILPVYYRSNSQHPVKELTKDIEWRMRELYARG; from the coding sequence ATGAGTTTAAAGTGGATTCTGGCAAAAATTCTTCTTTACATTCCTTTTAAATTTGTGTTTCGGTTTAAGGTATTTGGGAGTCAGAACATCCCTAAGAAAGGACCTTGTATCATTTGTGTAAACCACACATCCTTTTGGGATCCTCCCTTTGTAGGATTTGCATCTCCCAGAGAGTTACATTTTCTTGCAAAAAAAGAACTTTTTGAGAATGTAAAGGCTTTTGGTATGCTAATCTCTTTTTACAATGCAATTCCTATTGATAGGGAAAATTCTCTTTCTGGCTTGAAAAAAGCCATGGACATACTAAAGGAGGGTAAAGCCCTTGTTATTTTTCCGGAGGGTACAAGAAACAGAACGAAAAACAAATTCTTGTTGCCTCTTAAGGAAGGTGCAGCCTTGCTCTCTCTGAAAATGAATGTGCCTATAATTCCAGCTTTTTTGTTCGAGAGTAAGGGCAAGGTACTTGACTGGATTACCGGAAAGAGAATGTTGAGAATTAGGTTTGGTAAGGCCATTCTTCCCGTTTATTATAGGAGTAATTCCCAACACCCAGTTAAGGAACTAACAAAGGATATAGAATGGAGGATGAGAGAGCTTTATGCCAGAGGTTAA
- a CDS encoding 30S ribosomal protein S1 — protein MAEERLMQDSEFEQLLQESIVVPKEGEIVKGTVVKVTPQEVFIDIGTKSEGVCPRVEFKDPDIKPGDEVYVYIDAIDGKDGRTIVSKHKADFLMVWDRINEAFKNEEIVEAKVLRQIKGGLIVEVFGVDAFLPGSQIDVKKVKNIGSFVGKTIQVKIIKLNRQRKNIVVSRKEVIEAELENQKMKLMSMKVGDILEGVVKNITDFGVFVDVGGVDGLIHISDLSWTRVDDISSIVKPGDVIKVKVLDIDLENNRLSLGYKQLQPHPFEKVASKYPLGSLHKGTVKKILDFGVIVELEPGVEGLVHITEMRWGKPPIHPSEMVSEGDKVDVVILNVDVEKQRISLGMKQATPDPWSMIDEKYPVGSIVKGTIKDFDNQGAFIELEDGIQGYLHIGDISWTKKYKSPEEALRKGQKLRFKVLATDKKGRMVMLSLKHTRPNPWDEIEKTLLPGTEVMAVITEITDRGVYVEIQGALEGFVPVNQLQRKGKPAEVYQVGEELNLKVFRVEPAKKRILLSEKDFYRAKEKEEAAAKAGEAVTPTFKSEPVRLNLGEILRQELQKLEELKHIMEEPEE, from the coding sequence ATGGCAGAGGAAAGGTTGATGCAGGACAGTGAGTTTGAACAACTCTTGCAAGAGAGTATAGTTGTGCCAAAGGAAGGGGAAATAGTAAAAGGTACCGTTGTAAAAGTTACACCACAAGAAGTTTTCATAGACATTGGTACGAAGTCGGAGGGTGTTTGTCCGCGAGTGGAATTTAAAGATCCGGATATAAAACCAGGCGATGAGGTTTATGTTTACATTGACGCCATTGATGGGAAGGATGGCCGTACTATAGTTTCCAAGCATAAGGCAGATTTTCTGATGGTTTGGGATAGAATCAATGAGGCGTTTAAAAACGAGGAAATCGTTGAAGCGAAGGTTCTCAGACAGATAAAGGGTGGGCTTATCGTTGAGGTTTTCGGGGTGGATGCCTTCTTGCCAGGTTCCCAGATTGATGTAAAGAAGGTTAAGAACATAGGCTCCTTCGTTGGAAAGACGATACAGGTCAAGATTATCAAGCTCAATAGGCAGAGGAAAAATATAGTAGTTTCAAGGAAAGAAGTGATAGAGGCGGAACTGGAAAATCAAAAGATGAAACTCATGTCAATGAAAGTTGGTGACATTTTAGAAGGTGTAGTGAAAAATATTACAGACTTTGGAGTCTTCGTTGATGTCGGTGGTGTGGACGGCCTGATTCATATATCCGATCTTTCGTGGACCAGGGTGGACGATATCTCAAGCATAGTAAAGCCTGGTGATGTTATAAAGGTGAAGGTTCTGGATATTGATCTTGAAAACAACAGGCTTTCTTTGGGATATAAGCAGCTTCAACCCCATCCTTTCGAAAAAGTCGCAAGCAAATACCCACTCGGTTCACTCCATAAAGGCACCGTTAAGAAGATTCTGGATTTTGGTGTTATCGTTGAACTGGAGCCGGGCGTTGAGGGTCTTGTTCATATCACTGAGATGAGGTGGGGTAAACCTCCTATTCATCCCTCGGAGATGGTTAGTGAAGGTGATAAGGTGGATGTGGTAATCCTCAACGTTGATGTGGAAAAGCAGAGGATTTCACTCGGTATGAAACAGGCTACCCCGGACCCTTGGTCAATGATAGATGAGAAATACCCCGTGGGTAGCATTGTGAAGGGTACAATAAAGGATTTTGACAACCAAGGTGCTTTTATTGAACTGGAAGATGGAATTCAGGGTTATCTGCACATCGGTGATATTTCCTGGACCAAAAAGTACAAGTCACCCGAAGAGGCACTGAGGAAGGGTCAGAAACTGCGTTTCAAGGTTCTTGCCACAGATAAAAAGGGAAGAATGGTAATGCTTAGTCTCAAGCACACGAGGCCCAATCCTTGGGATGAGATTGAGAAGACTCTTCTTCCAGGTACAGAGGTTATGGCAGTGATCACTGAGATTACCGATAGAGGTGTGTACGTTGAGATTCAAGGAGCTCTTGAAGGTTTTGTCCCTGTTAACCAGCTACAAAGGAAAGGTAAGCCCGCTGAGGTTTATCAAGTTGGTGAAGAATTAAACTTAAAAGTTTTTAGGGTAGAACCTGCAAAGAAGAGAATTTTGCTTTCTGAAAAGGATTTTTACAGAGCAAAGGAAAAGGAAGAAGCTGCTGCAAAAGCAGGAGAGGCGGTTACTCCAACATTTAAGTCTGAACCGGTAAGACTTAACCTCGGCGAAATTTTAAGGCAAGAGCTCCAGAAGCTTGAAGAACTCAAACATATAATGGAAGAGCCCGAGGAGTAG
- a CDS encoding MiaB/RimO family radical SAM methylthiotransferase: MRFFIKSFGCRLNQYYADYFANSVIESGFELVKEEKKADVVAIASCVVTHKAERDLRRYLSHIKRLSPSAQIVVFGCYPKYEKEIDVYAAGNLKDILDILGLKDPGHLIRPLLRVRENVRIQEGCNFRCSYCVVPLVRGPSRSRPEDEILREVESLYRNGVVEVVLTGIQTGAWGREWGKRLANLAMKIKKRFPDLRLRLSSISPIHIDEDIIELLRTKVILPHLHLPLQHGSEKVLREMKRPYKLNYYVELIGKLVENVPEIAIGSDIIVGFPTENDEDFEKSVDLIERLPFAYLHIFEFSRRKGTEAYKMKPLPSETVRKRKDILLPIAKGKKLDFLKKNLGREMGWVVENQKGDVFEGTTDNYIKVKILSKNLKVGEVRKIRLVSIAEDNSSMVGEIMDG; encoded by the coding sequence TTGAGGTTCTTCATAAAATCTTTTGGATGCAGGCTTAATCAATATTACGCTGATTATTTTGCAAATTCAGTAATTGAAAGTGGTTTTGAATTAGTAAAGGAAGAGAAAAAGGCGGATGTTGTTGCTATTGCGAGTTGCGTTGTTACACACAAGGCAGAGAGGGATCTAAGACGCTATTTGAGCCACATAAAACGATTGTCACCCTCGGCCCAAATTGTAGTTTTCGGTTGTTATCCAAAATATGAAAAGGAAATTGATGTATACGCTGCCGGTAACCTGAAGGATATTCTCGATATTTTGGGGTTGAAAGACCCGGGTCATTTAATTAGACCTTTACTGAGGGTTAGAGAAAACGTCAGGATACAAGAAGGTTGTAACTTCCGCTGCTCTTATTGCGTTGTACCCTTAGTCAGAGGTCCATCAAGATCGAGACCTGAGGACGAGATTCTGAGAGAAGTAGAAAGTTTATATAGAAACGGTGTTGTGGAAGTGGTGCTAACCGGGATTCAAACGGGAGCTTGGGGACGAGAGTGGGGAAAGAGGCTTGCGAATTTAGCTATGAAGATAAAGAAGAGATTTCCCGATCTAAGACTCAGACTCTCATCAATTTCACCAATTCATATTGATGAGGACATTATAGAACTTCTAAGAACAAAAGTTATACTACCTCATCTTCATCTGCCATTACAACATGGGTCAGAAAAAGTGTTGAGAGAAATGAAAAGGCCTTATAAGTTGAACTATTATGTAGAACTTATTGGAAAGCTGGTGGAAAATGTCCCTGAAATTGCAATAGGTTCTGATATTATCGTGGGTTTCCCTACCGAAAATGATGAGGATTTTGAAAAGTCAGTTGATTTGATAGAGAGGCTTCCTTTTGCGTACCTTCATATTTTCGAGTTCTCGAGAAGAAAAGGGACAGAAGCTTACAAAATGAAACCATTACCTTCTGAAACAGTCAGGAAGAGGAAGGATATTCTATTGCCTATTGCGAAGGGTAAAAAGCTCGATTTTTTAAAAAAGAATCTTGGAAGAGAAATGGGCTGGGTTGTTGAAAATCAGAAAGGGGACGTTTTTGAAGGCACTACTGATAATTACATAAAAGTTAAGATTCTTTCTAAGAACTTAAAGGTTGGTGAGGTCAGAAAAATAAGGCTGGTTTCAATAGCCGAAGATAATTCAAGTATGGTGGGGGAAATCATGGATGGGTGA
- a CDS encoding 4-hydroxy-3-methylbut-2-enyl diphosphate reductase, with translation MPEVKLTEEYGFCFGVRRALEIARRILKEGKSFDSLGPIIHNEYVVDQLRKEGVEVVNNIEESKKNLILVRTHGVPPEIYDKAKSLGKDLIDCTCPFVSNAQKWAKKFYEEGYVVIVIGKRDHPEVVGIVGHTGGNAIVVSSSQDLSDDLIRNKKVGVVAQTTSRLDVIQDVINKLVEEASEVRFANTRCNTTQKRQEQVEELSKEVEVIVIVGGKNSSNTRRLFEIASRNCKKAYLVSSSDELSEDWFYNVKSVGVSGGASTPPEMVEEVYEKIKKFLGGGGYGRGKVDAGQ, from the coding sequence ATGCCAGAGGTTAAATTAACCGAAGAATACGGTTTTTGCTTTGGCGTGAGAAGAGCCCTTGAAATTGCGAGAAGAATTTTAAAAGAGGGTAAGAGTTTTGACTCCCTTGGCCCTATAATCCACAATGAGTACGTGGTTGACCAGCTTAGAAAAGAAGGAGTTGAAGTTGTTAATAACATCGAAGAGAGTAAAAAGAATTTAATTCTTGTAAGAACTCACGGAGTTCCACCCGAGATATACGACAAGGCAAAGTCCTTAGGGAAAGATTTAATCGATTGCACCTGTCCTTTTGTTTCTAATGCTCAGAAGTGGGCAAAGAAGTTTTACGAAGAGGGTTATGTCGTTATTGTGATAGGGAAGAGAGACCATCCAGAGGTTGTCGGAATTGTTGGACATACGGGTGGAAATGCCATCGTGGTTTCCTCTTCTCAGGATTTAAGTGATGATCTTATAAGGAACAAAAAGGTTGGAGTCGTCGCCCAGACTACTTCAAGGCTTGATGTGATTCAGGATGTTATAAATAAGCTTGTTGAGGAGGCCAGCGAGGTTCGTTTTGCCAATACCCGTTGTAATACTACTCAGAAAAGGCAGGAGCAGGTTGAGGAGTTATCAAAAGAGGTAGAGGTTATTGTAATTGTGGGAGGGAAGAATAGCTCAAATACGCGAAGACTTTTTGAGATAGCATCAAGAAACTGCAAAAAAGCTTATCTTGTTTCATCTTCTGATGAATTATCAGAGGATTGGTTTTATAATGTTAAATCTGTAGGAGTTTCGGGAGGTGCTTCAACACCCCCTGAGATGGTAGAGGAAGTTTATGAGAAAATTAAAAAATTTTTGGGAGGAGGAGGATATGGCAGAGGAAAGGTTGATGCAGGACAGTGA